A part of Candidatus Babeliaceae bacterium genomic DNA contains:
- a CDS encoding ankyrin repeat domain-containing protein: MQKIIVLMIMMYCSYSVSCESRLLQYRTYGAPCSDSLIKAAEFGDKFRVSHLLAAGVPVDVTNQYGQTPLYLAAWHGYMPLVKFLLNNNANINHKTTMRNSVLHEALLRGHDDIVEVLIAHGADIHIRDNSGKTALHWAVATGKENIVKLLLAYGADSFISDNDGCTAFTIPISQVNKKRCSCKNNRCARIMLKVYTALYKHVDQNPPGKLYVAYQQALENGYYSLVEKCIIKGVKPHKEHVQLVKKIYIKKSNKKDTGVAPYRAIGRLLIGYLRYIDGVSFCKQSPISKSGICGMHGGKLPKDVINRINFYLS; encoded by the coding sequence ATGCAAAAAATTATTGTATTGATGATTATGATGTATTGTAGTTATAGCGTGAGCTGCGAGTCGCGCTTATTGCAATATCGTACGTATGGAGCTCCATGTTCTGATTCTCTTATAAAAGCAGCCGAATTTGGAGATAAATTTCGGGTATCACATTTACTTGCGGCTGGAGTTCCTGTTGATGTAACAAATCAGTACGGCCAAACCCCCTTGTATTTGGCCGCTTGGCATGGTTATATGCCACTAGTAAAATTTTTACTTAATAATAACGCCAACATTAATCATAAAACTACAATGAGGAATAGTGTTTTGCATGAGGCGCTTTTGCGTGGGCATGATGACATTGTAGAGGTACTTATTGCCCATGGTGCTGATATACATATACGGGATAATAGTGGAAAAACTGCACTTCATTGGGCAGTGGCAACTGGAAAAGAAAATATAGTAAAGTTGTTGCTTGCGTATGGTGCTGATAGTTTTATCAGCGATAATGATGGTTGTACTGCTTTTACTATTCCTATTTCTCAGGTTAACAAAAAGAGGTGTTCGTGCAAAAATAACAGATGTGCCCGGATAATGTTAAAAGTATATACCGCATTGTATAAACATGTAGATCAAAATCCTCCGGGAAAGTTATATGTAGCATATCAACAAGCACTAGAAAATGGTTATTATTCATTGGTAGAGAAATGTATAATAAAGGGTGTAAAGCCACACAAAGAACATGTACAATTGGTAAAAAAAATATATATAAAAAAAAGCAATAAAAAAGATACAGGTGTTGCGCCTTATAGGGCTATTGGACGGTTACTGATAGGTTATTTACGCTATATTGATGGAGTTAGTTTTTGTAAACAATCGCCGATATCAAAATCAGGTATTTGTGGTATGCATGGCGGCAAGCTTCCTAAAGATGTTATTAATCGCATAAACTTTTATTTATCATAA
- a CDS encoding MerR family transcriptional regulator — protein MKRKKGFFSISAIAEMFSVHQQTIRLYEKEGLISPKRSEGNTRLFSEEDVNRLEEIIYLTHKLGINLAGVDMILKLQKQIKKMQKEMNSIFDDAQNALIKENIVAQSTIKEATQQLTQLKQQKKVLEDSKE, from the coding sequence ATGAAGAGAAAAAAAGGCTTTTTTTCAATTTCTGCTATTGCGGAGATGTTTTCTGTTCACCAGCAAACAATACGGCTTTATGAAAAAGAAGGGTTAATTTCTCCCAAAAGGTCCGAGGGGAATACGCGTCTTTTTTCTGAAGAAGATGTTAACAGACTTGAAGAAATTATCTATCTAACGCATAAATTAGGGATTAACCTAGCGGGGGTGGATATGATACTCAAATTACAAAAGCAAATAAAAAAAATGCAAAAAGAGATGAATAGCATTTTTGATGATGCACAAAATGCATTAATCAAAGAAAATATTGTAGCTCAAAGCACCATCAAAGAAGCAACTCAACAGTTAACTCAGTTAAAACAGCAAAAAAAAGTACTCGAAGATAGTAAAGAATAA
- the dnaK gene encoding molecular chaperone DnaK — translation MSKIIGIDLGTTNSVVSVMEGGSAVVIPNQEGQNTTPSIVAFTKDGKRLVGVIAKRQAITNPENTIYSIKRFIGHNYSEMTQEIKQMPYKLVKRAQGDVAVSSHGTEYTPQEISAAILSKLKQAAENYLGHSISQAVITVPAYFNDAQRQATKEAGAIAGLDVKRIINEPTAAALAYGADKKKNGLVVVFDFGGGTFDISILEIHDGVIEVKATNGDTHLGGDDIDQTIITYLIAEFKKEQGIDLNNDRMALQRLKEAAEKAKIELSSTHETEINLPYITADASGPKHLVIKITRSKLESLCSSIFERLLIPCKKAMSDAKITKDQLDEVILVGGSTRTPKIQQLVKDFFGKEPNKSVNPDEVVAIGAAIQGAILAGEVTDLLLLDVTPLSLGIETMGGVTTRLIERNTTIPTRKSQIFSTAEDNQTSVDIRVTQGERELAKDNKSLGQFRLEGIPAAPRGVPQIEVIFDIDANGIVHVTARDKGTGKEQKITITSSSGLSKEEIDTMVRAAQEHEAEDKKLRETIEKKNKLDGLIHDIEKTVRENKEKISADEITKVESALEVARKAIQEHSENSEELQKATDELLQASHKVAELLYKEKTAEEKTEGPSEQADQQGPIDTDITE, via the coding sequence ATGTCAAAAATCATAGGAATAGATTTAGGAACAACAAATTCTGTAGTATCTGTTATGGAAGGCGGATCTGCCGTTGTTATACCTAATCAAGAAGGGCAAAACACAACTCCATCCATCGTAGCCTTTACAAAAGACGGCAAGCGACTTGTAGGTGTTATAGCAAAGCGTCAGGCTATTACCAATCCGGAAAACACTATTTATTCTATCAAAAGATTTATCGGTCACAACTACTCAGAGATGACACAAGAAATAAAACAGATGCCCTATAAGCTCGTAAAAAGAGCACAAGGCGATGTTGCCGTTTCTTCGCATGGCACAGAATATACTCCTCAAGAAATTTCCGCGGCAATATTATCAAAACTCAAACAAGCCGCCGAAAATTATCTTGGACACTCAATTTCTCAGGCAGTTATAACAGTCCCAGCTTATTTTAACGATGCGCAACGTCAAGCAACAAAAGAAGCTGGCGCAATAGCTGGTTTAGACGTAAAGAGAATCATAAATGAACCAACCGCTGCTGCATTGGCCTATGGTGCAGACAAAAAGAAAAATGGCTTAGTCGTTGTTTTTGACTTTGGTGGTGGAACTTTTGATATATCAATACTAGAGATACATGATGGCGTTATCGAAGTCAAAGCAACTAATGGTGATACTCATTTGGGTGGCGACGATATTGATCAAACAATAATAACCTATCTCATTGCTGAATTTAAAAAAGAACAAGGCATAGATCTTAATAATGATCGCATGGCACTCCAAAGACTTAAGGAAGCCGCAGAAAAAGCTAAAATCGAGCTTTCAAGCACGCACGAAACAGAAATAAACCTGCCTTATATCACTGCTGACGCATCAGGACCAAAACATTTAGTTATAAAAATAACACGTTCAAAACTAGAATCTCTCTGCAGCTCTATCTTTGAACGACTGCTTATTCCATGCAAAAAAGCAATGAGTGATGCAAAAATAACAAAAGATCAACTTGATGAAGTTATTTTAGTAGGCGGATCAACCAGAACTCCAAAAATTCAACAATTAGTAAAAGACTTTTTCGGCAAAGAACCTAACAAATCAGTAAATCCTGATGAAGTAGTTGCCATTGGCGCTGCCATTCAAGGCGCAATACTTGCCGGCGAAGTTACCGATCTTTTACTACTCGACGTTACCCCCCTTTCTCTTGGTATCGAAACAATGGGTGGCGTAACAACTCGATTAATAGAACGGAATACAACCATTCCAACCCGAAAATCACAAATCTTCAGCACAGCGGAAGACAACCAAACCTCAGTAGACATTCGTGTCACTCAAGGTGAACGAGAGCTTGCAAAAGACAATAAGTCACTGGGGCAATTTAGATTAGAAGGCATCCCAGCAGCCCCACGAGGCGTTCCTCAAATTGAAGTAATTTTTGATATAGACGCAAATGGCATTGTTCACGTAACAGCGCGAGACAAGGGAACTGGCAAAGAACAAAAAATCACCATAACCTCAAGTAGCGGCCTCTCGAAAGAAGAGATCGACACAATGGTACGCGCCGCACAAGAACACGAAGCTGAAGACAAAAAACTGCGCGAAACAATAGAAAAGAAAAACAAGCTTGACGGACTTATTCATGATATTGAAAAAACTGTCAGAGAAAATAAAGAAAAAATAAGCGCTGACGAAATAACAAAAGTTGAATCAGCTCTAGAAGTGGCTCGTAAAGCCATTCAAGAACATAGCGAAAATAGCGAAGAACTTCAAAAAGCAACTGACGAGCTCCTACAAGCTTCCCACAAAGTTGCAGAACTTCTGTACAAAGAAAAAACCGCAGAAGAAAAAACTGAAGGACCAAGCGAACAGGCTGACCAACAAGGACCAATTGATACCGATATTACCGAGTAA
- a CDS encoding peroxiredoxin, which translates to MVIIGKECPSFTAKMIWNHNISIITEQDLKGHYTLFFFYAVDFSLVCPTEVYALQNSIEEFKKRDVDIIAISIDSVYTHAAWLRTPKEKGGIEGVSFKMVSDITQSISKSFGVYDDKQALSLRGSFLIDPQLTIQYGAVNNMAFGRSVAELLRAIDAVQFVTIHGISCPANWQAGQEGIKTIF; encoded by the coding sequence ATGGTTATTATTGGAAAAGAATGTCCCTCATTTACAGCAAAAATGATATGGAATCATAACATTTCAATAATTACCGAGCAGGATTTAAAAGGACACTATACGCTCTTTTTCTTTTATGCCGTAGATTTTAGTTTGGTATGCCCTACAGAAGTATACGCACTCCAAAATTCTATAGAAGAATTTAAAAAAAGAGATGTTGATATTATTGCTATTTCAATAGACTCGGTATACACCCACGCAGCCTGGCTCAGAACACCAAAAGAAAAGGGAGGTATCGAAGGCGTTTCATTTAAAATGGTTTCAGATATTACTCAATCTATATCAAAAAGTTTTGGAGTATATGACGACAAACAAGCGCTTTCACTACGGGGCAGTTTTCTCATAGACCCGCAATTAACAATTCAATATGGTGCAGTAAATAATATGGCGTTTGGCAGAAGCGTGGCGGAACTTTTACGCGCGATCGACGCTGTCCAGTTTGTCACGATACACGGTATCTCATGCCCTGCAAACTGGCAAGCCGGGCAAGAGGGTATAAAAACAATATTTTAA
- the ychF gene encoding redox-regulated ATPase YchF: protein MSIAAGLVGLPNVGKSTLFNALTKSSVPAENYPFCTIDPHVACTFVPDDRLGKLQALYKSQRQLPTTVKFVDIAGLVKGAASGEGLGNQFLSHIREVDLILHVIRCFEDPLITHTQSSIDPIQDYDIIMTELMLKDLESLQKRIVKLQSSMKAHLQPAQLKELEAEASLLKNLEIALNNSQLEQVKKLLQESPIKTVDLLSGKNFLIIANISEQDIANNPRNNNPYVQALIKHFGPERVIVVSAKLESELAQLESNEAHEIALMMGLEKRGLDDIIEQSYKNLGLITFFTCGPQEIHAWHIKNGTSIRQASGEIHSDLEKGFICAEVFNCADLFACGTINKVKESGKVKIEGQDYKVQDGDIVHVRFNT from the coding sequence ATGAGTATAGCCGCTGGACTTGTAGGCCTCCCAAATGTTGGAAAATCGACGCTTTTTAACGCCCTTACCAAATCATCGGTGCCCGCAGAAAATTATCCATTTTGCACCATAGACCCTCATGTGGCATGTACCTTTGTTCCAGATGATCGCTTGGGCAAGCTTCAGGCGCTTTACAAATCACAACGACAATTACCAACGACCGTTAAATTTGTCGACATTGCGGGTCTTGTAAAAGGAGCAGCATCAGGAGAAGGGCTCGGCAACCAATTTTTAAGTCATATACGCGAAGTGGACCTCATACTCCACGTTATACGCTGCTTTGAAGACCCATTAATCACACACACTCAAAGCAGTATCGATCCTATTCAAGATTATGATATTATTATGACAGAATTAATGCTCAAAGACCTTGAATCTCTGCAAAAAAGAATTGTCAAACTACAATCTTCAATGAAAGCGCATCTACAACCAGCTCAACTTAAAGAATTAGAAGCAGAAGCAAGTCTTCTTAAAAATCTCGAAATCGCCCTCAATAACTCTCAACTTGAACAGGTTAAAAAATTATTGCAAGAATCACCGATTAAAACAGTCGACTTGCTCAGCGGTAAAAACTTTCTCATTATTGCTAATATCTCAGAACAAGACATAGCCAACAACCCTCGCAACAACAACCCATATGTTCAAGCCTTAATCAAACACTTTGGGCCAGAAAGAGTTATAGTTGTTAGCGCAAAGTTAGAATCAGAACTTGCTCAATTGGAGTCTAATGAAGCTCATGAAATAGCTCTTATGATGGGGCTAGAAAAACGTGGACTTGATGATATTATTGAACAAAGCTATAAAAACCTAGGATTGATAACCTTTTTCACCTGTGGGCCTCAAGAAATTCATGCCTGGCACATTAAAAACGGCACCTCCATACGTCAAGCAAGCGGAGAAATTCACTCAGATTTGGAAAAAGGCTTTATTTGCGCCGAAGTTTTTAACTGCGCTGATCTATTTGCTTGCGGAACCATAAATAAGGTAAAAGAAAGCGGTAAAGTAAAAATAGAAGGGCAAGATTATAAGGTTCAGGATGGCGATATCGTCCACGTCAGGTTTAATACTTAA
- a CDS encoding SurA N-terminal domain-containing protein has translation MISFIRKNISSTVYKSLLWITIISVAGLSSLTGLFKRFSGMGSNIVARVDGYDITMLEYRRKTAEEEQRLRYIRQQFGDYAPMILQSLGLSQRPEEQALKTLIQEALINHCGDLLSLHVSPEYITKKLYDPVFMAQTLNDLMPPYLFDQLGGIRHEALIKHLQRQGLTLDYFEDALERALIRSMVISISLGALYIPQAAYKELYLKEQGAKQFSLIAVPFDRYLKKEHNEKINLEELTAYFDQQNKQFDRYSIPEKRSATVWKFIPEKYGIKISDGEIKSYYDSHKDSFISTPEEVSIRRIIVKDEATAQKIIQELVKNSHAFVQLASQYSLDKKALVEKVRRGGKHDQQIEEAAFTLESNGSFSPIIQTAQGFEIIGRVSKDLPIYTPLDKVREKILTAVRLEKFNKTFNVETSQHLAQSLEHPAALTDFIKIKNAENVSIVNKQHDGTLLAKKMFDLPIGKKISVIDNGVGYIVEVSAVQQRYIPSLNSIKDRVVQDLYHERAREKMSADLAQGRKALMGSDIVAVAKNLQGSVEVLEFLPAHKHELEKRNLPLERMVNMINVGATIDHVTSEYGYLIQLKNINYNMAVFPEFIAQKRRALFNDYAGIILESLVASLYKNGTININQSIVASNPYN, from the coding sequence ATGATTAGTTTTATAAGGAAAAATATCAGTTCAACGGTGTACAAATCTTTGTTATGGATTACCATTATTTCCGTGGCCGGGTTGTCATCATTAACCGGTCTTTTTAAACGATTTTCTGGTATGGGATCCAATATAGTGGCGCGCGTCGATGGTTATGATATAACTATGCTGGAATATCGCAGAAAGACAGCCGAGGAAGAACAACGATTACGTTATATACGTCAGCAATTTGGCGATTATGCTCCCATGATTTTACAATCATTAGGTCTTAGTCAACGTCCCGAAGAACAGGCGCTTAAAACACTTATCCAAGAAGCGTTAATTAATCATTGCGGTGATCTTTTAAGTCTTCATGTTTCACCTGAATACATAACAAAAAAATTATATGACCCAGTTTTTATGGCGCAAACGCTCAATGATTTGATGCCTCCGTATCTTTTTGATCAACTTGGTGGCATAAGACATGAAGCTTTGATAAAACATTTGCAGCGCCAAGGATTAACGCTCGATTATTTTGAAGATGCGCTCGAGCGAGCATTGATACGTTCTATGGTAATTTCTATATCATTAGGTGCGTTATACATCCCTCAGGCTGCATATAAAGAATTGTATTTAAAGGAACAAGGCGCTAAACAATTTTCACTTATTGCGGTTCCTTTTGATCGGTATCTTAAAAAAGAACACAACGAAAAAATAAATTTAGAAGAATTAACGGCTTACTTCGATCAGCAAAATAAGCAATTTGATAGATACAGTATTCCAGAAAAGCGAAGCGCCACTGTTTGGAAATTTATTCCAGAAAAATATGGAATAAAAATATCAGATGGAGAAATAAAGTCGTACTATGATAGTCATAAAGATAGTTTTATTTCTACTCCTGAAGAAGTGTCTATTCGTCGTATAATAGTTAAAGACGAAGCGACAGCTCAAAAAATAATACAAGAGCTCGTTAAAAATTCTCATGCATTTGTTCAGCTCGCTTCTCAATATTCACTTGATAAAAAAGCATTAGTAGAAAAAGTGCGCAGGGGGGGTAAGCATGATCAACAGATCGAAGAGGCCGCCTTTACATTAGAATCTAATGGATCGTTTTCTCCTATTATTCAAACAGCTCAAGGGTTTGAAATTATAGGAAGGGTTTCTAAAGATTTACCAATATATACACCTCTTGATAAGGTTCGTGAAAAAATTCTTACAGCTGTTCGTCTCGAAAAGTTCAATAAAACATTCAATGTTGAGACGTCACAGCATCTTGCTCAATCTTTAGAACACCCTGCGGCATTAACTGATTTTATAAAAATAAAAAATGCAGAAAATGTTTCTATTGTAAATAAGCAACACGATGGCACATTGCTCGCTAAAAAAATGTTTGACCTTCCTATTGGTAAAAAAATATCGGTGATAGATAATGGAGTCGGATATATTGTAGAGGTTTCTGCCGTACAGCAACGATATATACCTTCGCTTAATAGTATTAAAGATAGGGTGGTTCAAGATTTGTACCACGAGCGCGCCCGTGAAAAAATGTCAGCCGACCTTGCTCAGGGGAGAAAGGCGTTAATGGGTAGCGATATTGTCGCCGTTGCAAAAAATTTACAAGGGAGCGTAGAGGTGCTTGAATTTTTACCTGCACATAAACATGAGCTTGAAAAGAGAAATTTGCCGCTTGAACGTATGGTGAATATGATTAACGTTGGAGCTACAATTGACCATGTTACATCGGAATACGGTTATTTAATTCAATTAAAGAATATAAATTACAATATGGCAGTTTTTCCTGAATTTATAGCTCAAAAAAGACGGGCTTTGTTTAATGATTATGCGGGTATCATTCTCGAGAGCCTAGTTGCTTCTTTGTATAAAAATGGTACAATAAACATTAATCAGTCTATTGTAGCATCAAATCCTTATAATTAG
- a CDS encoding Maf family protein, producing MAILYLASQSYSRAMLLKESQIDFIVIHQDADESQCDWNLPIEKVVESIAVHKMEHLVLQPHEQNAVVYVLTADTLVQDAYGALHGKPIDYQDAVEKIKKLRNGTRIVTSFCLDKKRFSGDHWIIEQRVQVTVEASCSMIIPDNAIDDYLAALPLALKCAGAMALEGYGMQFVKSLSGSYSALLGLPLYELRQALQAIGFYD from the coding sequence ATGGCTATATTGTATTTGGCATCGCAATCATATTCTCGCGCGATGTTACTCAAAGAATCACAGATTGATTTTATTGTTATTCATCAAGACGCGGATGAATCTCAGTGTGATTGGAATTTGCCAATCGAAAAAGTGGTAGAGTCTATAGCAGTTCATAAGATGGAGCATCTCGTGCTGCAGCCACATGAGCAGAATGCTGTTGTCTATGTATTAACGGCAGATACATTAGTGCAGGATGCCTATGGAGCGTTGCATGGAAAGCCAATTGATTACCAAGATGCCGTTGAAAAAATAAAAAAATTACGAAACGGTACGCGTATCGTAACATCATTTTGTCTTGATAAAAAAAGATTTTCTGGTGACCATTGGATTATTGAGCAGAGAGTTCAGGTTACCGTTGAAGCGTCTTGCTCTATGATTATTCCCGATAATGCTATCGACGATTATCTTGCTGCTCTTCCTCTTGCGCTCAAATGCGCTGGTGCAATGGCATTAGAAGGTTATGGCATGCAATTTGTAAAATCATTATCTGGCTCGTATTCTGCATTGCTTGGCCTGCCGTTGTATGAATTGCGACAGGCGCTGCAAGCTATTGGATTTTATGATTAA
- the recA gene encoding recombinase RecA produces MSEKNIKESELLSKKKMLEAIFSQIDKHYGKGSAMYLGGTPTDVYDVISTGSLLLDDALGIKGFPRGRIVEIYGPEASGKTTIALQVIAEAQKNGGICAFIDAEHALDSIYASKLGINTHDLIISQPDYGEQALDIAEMLIRSSAVDVIVVDSVAALVPKAELEGDMGDVHVGLQARLMSQALRKLTPVVHKSKTVLIFINQIRHNISAMAFASKEVTTGGNALKFYASLRLDVRKIESLKDKNGVQYGNKVQIKIAKNKMAPPFRVIKSDLWFGRGINKEIDLLDAALAYGVISQSGSWFSCDGEKIAQGRDTVAAMLEDQPGFFAKIMGKVQEMRSSGVMKDKIIQGEE; encoded by the coding sequence GTGAGTGAAAAAAATATAAAAGAGTCAGAATTGTTATCTAAGAAAAAAATGCTGGAAGCAATATTTTCTCAAATAGATAAACATTATGGCAAGGGTTCTGCTATGTATTTGGGCGGCACCCCTACGGATGTTTATGATGTTATATCAACTGGATCATTACTTCTTGATGACGCATTGGGCATAAAAGGTTTTCCGCGTGGGAGAATTGTAGAAATTTATGGTCCAGAGGCTTCGGGTAAAACCACTATAGCTTTACAAGTAATAGCTGAGGCTCAAAAAAATGGTGGGATATGCGCCTTTATCGATGCAGAGCATGCGCTTGATTCTATTTATGCTTCAAAGCTGGGCATAAACACGCACGACTTAATCATTTCTCAGCCCGATTACGGAGAGCAGGCTCTTGATATAGCGGAAATGCTTATTAGGTCCAGTGCTGTTGATGTCATTGTGGTTGATTCAGTCGCAGCTTTAGTTCCAAAAGCTGAGCTTGAGGGCGATATGGGTGATGTGCATGTTGGACTTCAGGCTAGATTGATGTCGCAAGCTTTAAGAAAACTTACCCCTGTAGTGCATAAGTCAAAAACTGTTTTAATATTTATTAACCAGATTCGACACAATATTAGTGCGATGGCATTTGCGAGCAAAGAAGTAACTACTGGCGGCAATGCCCTCAAATTTTATGCGTCCTTACGACTTGATGTTCGTAAGATTGAAAGTCTAAAAGACAAAAACGGCGTACAGTACGGTAATAAAGTTCAAATTAAAATAGCAAAAAACAAGATGGCGCCTCCATTTAGAGTTATAAAATCAGATCTTTGGTTTGGTAGAGGTATTAATAAAGAGATAGACTTGCTAGATGCTGCGTTGGCATATGGCGTTATTAGTCAGTCGGGATCATGGTTTTCTTGTGACGGTGAAAAAATTGCACAAGGAAGAGATACTGTTGCAGCTATGCTTGAAGATCAACCAGGGTTTTTTGCAAAAATTATGGGTAAGGTTCAAGAAATGCGCAGTTCAGGAGTTATGAAAGATAAGATTATTCAGGGAGAAGAATGA
- a CDS encoding peroxiredoxin, whose protein sequence is MNIQRNADSIVGKQAPEFIADAIINGKVTRISSLDFYGQFFMLFFYEADFSFVCPTEMHALQAALPEFKQRNVEILGASVDPIQAHMAWLKTPQNQGGIEGITFPLIADVNKSLSRAYYVLDEEAGSALRGTFLIDKNGIVQYGSVNSFQIGRNVADLLRTIDALQFTQEHKELCPMDWAPGKTSILLSSHE, encoded by the coding sequence ATGAACATTCAACGCAATGCCGATAGCATCGTAGGGAAACAAGCACCAGAATTTATAGCGGATGCCATCATCAATGGAAAAGTTACACGAATAAGCTCACTTGATTTTTATGGACAATTTTTTATGCTCTTTTTCTATGAAGCAGATTTTAGTTTTGTATGTCCAACCGAAATGCACGCACTGCAAGCAGCGCTACCCGAATTTAAACAAAGAAATGTTGAAATATTGGGAGCGTCAGTAGACCCTATCCAAGCACACATGGCATGGTTAAAAACGCCACAAAATCAGGGCGGTATAGAAGGAATAACCTTTCCACTCATAGCGGATGTTAATAAATCATTATCTCGGGCTTATTATGTGCTCGATGAAGAGGCTGGCTCTGCGTTGCGAGGTACTTTTTTAATCGATAAAAATGGTATTGTGCAATATGGATCCGTAAATTCATTCCAAATTGGGCGCAACGTTGCCGATCTACTACGCACCATTGATGCTCTTCAATTCACGCAGGAACATAAAGAATTATGTCCTATGGATTGGGCTCCTGGCAAAACTTCTATTCTATTATCATCTCATGAATAA
- the miaA gene encoding tRNA (adenosine(37)-N6)-dimethylallyltransferase MiaA codes for MDKFIVIIMGPTGVGKSDVALELANALDGEIINGDVGQMYTPLTIGTAKPDWKNSSVRHHLFDIINECTSITAVMYRTLFNKACDDIVARNKMPILVGGSGFYIKSLFFPPRETSILHDSNESESMYSHMSTRDLWTQLSSIDSKRAQAIHANDRYRILRALTLYQKTKILPSLLQPEFIANFSCYIIFLNRDRDDLYSRIDARVISMMDGGWINEVNALSANWKSFLIDKKIIGYDDIIKYIYEKKHAHQDLHELIDHVQKNTRNYAKRQLSFWRMFKKLLDGQLSEKIQYDEDNLTLLDLNLYIKQLSQKIRNAKGAHESKKG; via the coding sequence ATGGATAAATTTATTGTTATTATTATGGGTCCAACCGGAGTTGGAAAATCTGATGTCGCTCTTGAACTTGCAAACGCTCTTGATGGCGAAATTATTAATGGTGATGTCGGACAAATGTATACTCCTTTGACAATAGGAACAGCAAAACCTGATTGGAAAAATTCTTCTGTTCGGCATCATCTTTTTGATATTATTAATGAATGTACAAGTATTACCGCCGTAATGTACCGAACATTATTCAATAAAGCCTGCGATGATATTGTTGCGCGAAATAAAATGCCAATTTTGGTGGGTGGATCAGGCTTTTATATAAAGTCGTTATTTTTTCCGCCGCGTGAAACAAGTATTTTGCATGATAGCAATGAAAGTGAATCGATGTATTCTCATATGTCGACACGTGATTTATGGACTCAACTTTCATCTATAGATAGCAAAAGAGCTCAAGCTATACACGCAAATGATCGTTATCGTATACTACGAGCGCTTACGTTGTATCAAAAAACAAAAATTTTACCATCGCTTTTACAGCCAGAATTTATTGCAAATTTTTCATGCTATATCATTTTTTTAAATCGCGATCGTGATGATCTTTATTCAAGAATTGACGCTCGGGTAATAAGTATGATGGACGGCGGTTGGATCAATGAAGTAAATGCTTTATCTGCTAATTGGAAAAGTTTTTTAATAGATAAAAAAATAATTGGATATGATGATATTATCAAATATATTTACGAAAAAAAACATGCGCATCAAGATCTTCATGAACTTATTGATCATGTGCAAAAAAATACGCGCAATTATGCAAAGCGGCAACTAAGTTTTTGGAGAATGTTCAAAAAATTATTAGATGGTCAACTTTCTGAAAAAATACAATATGACGAAGATAACTTGACTTTATTAGACCTTAATTTATATATAAAGCAACTGTCACAAAAAATTCGTAACGCAAAAGGTGCGCATGAATCAAAAAAAGGATGA
- a CDS encoding CarD family transcriptional regulator produces the protein MFALHEKVVYPGHGVAQISRIFKQNIAGNNTLFYELTFLNKDVTILVPTSNVDAVGIRPLTSQENISAVLNIISQPARKMNSYDFTASSWNKRNKEYQLKLRTGSLKALLEIYRDLKLIETYKELSFGEKNLLQQTEGLLVEEISLVQKLGQDKAIEQLRSLCPSKNRYSIINEHIS, from the coding sequence ATGTTTGCTTTACATGAAAAAGTAGTATATCCAGGACATGGAGTTGCGCAAATTAGCCGTATATTTAAACAAAATATCGCGGGCAATAACACGCTTTTCTATGAATTAACTTTTTTAAACAAAGATGTTACCATTCTTGTTCCCACAAGCAATGTCGATGCGGTAGGAATTCGACCGTTAACTTCTCAAGAAAATATATCTGCCGTTTTAAATATCATTTCCCAACCAGCAAGAAAAATGAATAGTTACGACTTTACGGCTAGTAGCTGGAACAAAAGAAATAAAGAATATCAGTTAAAATTGCGAACGGGCAGCCTCAAGGCCTTGCTTGAAATATATCGAGATCTTAAATTAATAGAAACTTACAAGGAGCTTTCTTTTGGTGAAAAAAATTTACTACAACAAACAGAAGGACTTTTAGTTGAAGAAATATCATTGGTTCAAAAACTAGGCCAAGATAAAGCAATTGAGCAATTGCGCTCGCTATGTCCATCAAAAAACAGATATTCTATTATCAACGAACACATTTCTTAA